The following nucleotide sequence is from Myripristis murdjan chromosome 22, fMyrMur1.1, whole genome shotgun sequence.
tacaaaaacaaacacagtgaccTTCACTCACAGACCGGTGCACAAATTACATTTAGATGAAATATGAGTGACACAGCAGCCTCCTGTGGTTGACCTCTGAATCAACTCCCCAACTCACAGCCAACAAACGGGGGCAAGGCAAATGTAAATATTGGACCTATATTACATAATAAGAGCTTTATGTGATAAGGGATGGCTTTTATTTGTGCCATAAAACACACTGTTAACTATACGCTGGATCACTGTTAACCACTTATTTCAGTACATTCAATATTCTTACAGACCTTAAACTCACTTCTTGTAACAATAACACACCACAATGACAGTACAGAGATAAAACATAAGACATCgctgtgcacagtgtgtgtatcGCTTGATTGTATTTCCCGATAGCACGATTGGAACTCAcaaagattacaaaaaaaaaacaaaaaaacgtttTATCAGAAAGCAGTAGGATAAATACAAATAAGAACAAAGCAACACAGCAATCATAATCATAAAAGGTGCACAGATAAATGAAAATCCTCCCATTTATTTAGAGCCCTGTTGATTAAACCCCTGGCCTGCAAAAGGATATTTTATGTTCCCTGATCACTGCTACTATAGAAATGTTACGGCCGaagacaatatatatatatatatatattttataatggGCACTTTACCTAATTGcacagtacatacagtatattggACAATGGCACATATGCAAGGCTTCGTAAAATATTCATCAGTAAGACATGGAGCAAATGTTGCACGCAAAATTCTCTGACCTTATAAACTTAACATGTGGCCTCACGGCAACACAAGCCTGATAGTGATAAAAATAGATATGCCTACAGTAACCATtaaatataacttttttttttttttttaaatggaatcaAAAATAGTTCATAGTTCTTGGGAGTAATAGTCTTCAGTATCATACATTCAAAGACAACAATAACTTGGATTCTCAGGCACTGTAATATACCCTGTAGTACAGAGTTTTATTTCGCCAAAGGGAGTAGGAGTTATCAAATTTCAGGAGGTAAGTGCCCTCACCTGGAAATTCATGACTCCCCCCATGGACTGACAAGTGGCAGTCCTGGCGGTACACCGGTAAGATTTCTCCCAGATTTGAGTTGGCCAAAGTTTTGGAGCCCTTCTCGACATCTCCGCTGCTGACGGGGCctgcaacacacaacacacgcaCCATAAAGTCGATGGAAATCACATTTGGAAGCAGCAATATCCAAATACAATTTACACCGGCTTGCTTAGTTAAGAATCTCAAGACACGGTGTTGAATAAGAGGCCAAGGCCAAGCTAGTTTACCTTCCAggtcctcctcttcatcttcatcgtcACTTGATTCACTGATGTGCACTGTGATGGCCCGGCTGGTGACGGGAGTCCAATCAAAATATATGCCGAAGCCAATGTCATAACCGTCTGTGGCGAACTCCCAGCACACTCGTTTGCACTCGGGGACGGTGGGCACATGCACTGTCATGATATCGCCTCGGTACACTGTCACCACGCTGTCCTTCTCCGTCCGAAGCTTCgccttcagctccttcagcgTGGCAGATGTCCATGTTGTCGGGGGCTTAAGGGGCGGCATTTGGGCTGCCGTCAGGAAAAGCAAATGACAGTGAGTGTGTCCACAAAGAGCTTGATATTTACTTATGTTTCGGGCAACCACTAgcaaactgaaatatttatcTTTTCCATGATAGCATGATCCTCATTACTGAGATAGCATCTATTCATTACAGTTGATTGAAACCCCTGAATCCAAACTGCAGATGAAACAAAGCACCGACCATGGCAGCATACCCAGCAGGCCCTCACCTTTTATCTCACCAGAGGGCTGACAGCTCCCAGCAGTGCTGTTCTCCTCAGCTCCTTCCCCCAGGGCTTGCTCTGCAGGAGCCTCTTCAttaccctgaaacacacacacacacatacacacagaagaCAGATTCTAAAATTCACCAAATTTGGTAAATGCGCTCCATTCATTGTCTTGACCGACTGCTCAACTGACATACTTAAATAACTGCATTAATTACCTTGTCATGCTGCCTTGAACCCTCTGTGGTTGCTTCCATATCGGGTGGACTGAGGGAATGGCTCTGTGAAAGATCTGTATTCTGCAGCCTGACATGAACACAGAGTGAATGAGCAGAAATACTGGGAAAATAACATGAGTGATGATGCTATGAGACAATCAGAAAAAGTGGAACAAGCaactgcaaagaaaacactagaTTTGAAatggtaaacatttttttttttttttttttggtggcagCAACAGGTTACCTGTCTGGCAGTCTGTCCTGGCAGTGCTTGGATGTTATTCcggggaaagaggagaaagacagggatGACAGCCTTGACTGAAGCTCAGAGGCAGCCTCTAATCGCTCCATGGCTATAAAGACAAGATAAACACCTCAGTGTGCATGGCAGAAAAGCATTAATCTCCGCCCCTTTCAATAtcacagagagggggagagggagagagagagagcgaaagtaCAGACCCCTTGACGAATTCAGCCAACCAATCCTTCTCACACTCAGCGGCAGCAGCCTTCCTGATTGAATCGACAGGGCAAATGACTTTCTCACAACAAGCTGCCCACATGACAGattaatgaaaatgtcacatcgcgactgtgtgtctgtgtgtgtgtgtgtgatgtctgaaTTCATTAACGCTAGCTCCATCGTCGTAAACTGACGCTAGCTTGTAGCAGCAGGTAAGTTAGCCACTCGCTggcaaatcaaaaaaaaaaaaagtgcagccaAAGCTACGGACACATGGGACACAGTCTCACCACGGAGTGACGCTAGAAATCCGACGAGTCACAGGCGACAGAACTTGAGTCCAACTTTAGGCCACGGGGAAATGTTTTTCCATATTACTGCAGTCATGCGACGGATCTTGATCTTGCCACcgtgccgccgccgccgctgctgctgctgcctggcaggaaaaaaacagactcGAGATTTTCATACTTCCGTGTTTCCTCGAAGGTTGACGAAATTTCACGAATCTGTGTCCGGGAGAGTGTGCCTCGAGCAGGAACCATCCGCACGGGAGTTTTCTcgtttttatagtatttattttagtttaatgTTTACAGGATTTGTGCGCATGGTCTGTCTTTAGATCACGAGACGCTCTCTTAATTTCATTGCACTTGTAcgatgacaataaaggctttctattgtattctgttctattgtaccggaaaaaaagagacacaacACGGATAACTGCAAAATCACTTGAGCCcatttcagtgcattttttccATGCAAACTCACATGAGCAATACAaacttgaattttattttattattcatttcatttcaagacACTCAGACTAAACTAAGCATAGCCGACATCCTTtgactgcatttatttatttatccatcccCCAgtctctcatttcttttttttccaatagtGCTTTGTATGCTGCAGAGATGGCCTCTTGCACAGATTTACTTCTTGATAGGAAGCGTGACAGAGGTGTCTCCTTGGTCTGGGCATCAGTCAGAGTAATCCAGGGGAAAGGCCTTgatgaagtgaaaaaaagagatggttttattataatttttatatCACAAGCACGTATGGGAATGTTTTCTTAATAATTCCTTGTTTGATTTAATGTGTCTTTTCAGTACCGTGATACTGCACATTTGATTCAAGTCATCCTTTATTTCCCATTGCTTTTACACAATAACATCATCCTGGCAACGTTAAGTTatacatcataaaaaaacagtatCAGTTGTTGAATGATTGTACTCACTCATCAGGCATCAGTGCAGATGCATAAGATGCATTGACATAACTCTGTGCATTGAATTCCACTGTGTTGGGCTCTTTCAATAGAAAAAGACTGTTGATCAGAGCGAGGGCATCCCTGGATCCCAGACTGGCAGAGGTGCAGATGTTCAGGAGGCTGTACAGCACTGCATACACCCAGCTTGCACCCAGAGAAATGCCCCCTAGAGGAGATTCAAAGTAAAGATATATGGTTGCTTTCCCAGAGGTACAGGTACATTTGCTGCTTCAGAACTGTagagaaatcaaacaaatcCATGTCTACAAAGTCAAGTCTTTCATTAAGCGTCAATTAAATACATACATCAGAAACTAGGTTCTCTTGTATGCACATTTTTGAGACTTGCCATGCTTACAGAAGTTTTTTGAAGCGCCCTTGTTTATGCAAATTCCATGCAAATTAATTGTTTTGTGGCATGTTTCCCTTTAGCTCATAATTGCATATGACATCTCAAGTTGAGATTTGAGCTTTGTCGTCATGAAAGGCAACATACCGCTCACTGAAAGAGGACAAGACGCCTCTATCAACAAAGGGTCGTTCAGAGCCGTGATCAGCTGACCGTGGGCCGGCCACATATCAGCCCTGTCACAAGCGCTGAAGTCATACTGTGGTTTGAGAACGAAGCTGTGCCCCAGCAGCCGGGCCAATCTGAAACATAGGGTTGGAAAAAGGGGTGACTGAGCGCATGGAAACACacgcctgtgtttgtgtttgtgtatgaggtGCATGCAGGCGATGGTACCTGGTAACAggcacagcagagaggaagctGTAGATGAGGCAGCGCGGTGGCAGGTGGGAGTGGAGGCTGGCGCACACTTTGGGGAGGTGAGAGGGCAGACAACAGAGGAACAGCACATCTGCCCATGCTGCCAGTCGGCCATTGTCAAAGTAACATTCAACCCCACTCTGCGCAAACTCCGCTAACatgaggaaacaaggaggatcatacatggatggatgggtCATGCAGTTTGATTATGTTCTGAATGCACTATCAGGTTGCAGGGCATGCACTGTGAAACCTCAGAGCAGTTTGGTGAAATGAACTCACATTTAATCATtaactaagtgtgtgtgtgttttctacatgGGTTAATGACTTGAAATTATGACATGACGAAAGCTTATTATGTGTGCATCTTTGGTAAATCACAGCTCAACATCTAATTATGATAATCTTGAGTTAAATTTGTAGGATGGTCAGTTCAGGCTTTATCCAAAAAGACTGCTTTACATTAGAACAACTAGTGAACTTTGACCCAATTATTCTGTGCTGTTTCAGCCAACTTGCAGATTTACAGCGTCAGAGTatcctttgtttttcagatgaTTTGCACTATACCTGCAGTTTCTGGTCTTCTGGTGGAGATCTTAATGTGTGAGGGTTTTGTATCGGTCTTTTcaagcaggcagaggagcagctgtttGCCAGTGTGACCCAATCCAAGTATCCCCACGCGTAggtcactgtctctctctgatgcCAGTGCAACTCTCTGTGTGGTATGTCTATTAATCAGCCCTCTAAATGTAGGAGTATACTGATTAGTGTCATTTAAATCAAGATGAGcaaaattagattaaattaaatgaaaacgATGATACATGTGACTCCTCCTCTTGGATACCATATACACTTGCCTTTGGGCTTGTTATGGATAAAGATAATTACCTCAAGGAGTGAGCAAGCTGGCACCAAAAAACTGCGTGCGCGCACCCACAGATACTCAGTGCAGCGGAGCGCGCACGCAGGGAGAGCAGTTCCTCTTGGTCCTCCGTCAGTCCACAGTCAAAGGAAAAAGTGCTCAGACCAGCTGTTAAATCCTGCATCGCCTGAAAATAAGGTGGTTAGATCTGCGGTATGAGCTGTTAGTattctcaaaaataaaataactttataaaaaaaaaaaaaatagagcaagTGGGCGACTAGAATATCATTTCAGACTTTATATTTCAACGTTGCAAAATAACTTGTGCACTTGTGGGCAtcctgtttccatgacaacaactTGACAATCAACAGGAACTTCCGATCTGCCACGGTTCACattctacaaaataaaagtcccccCTGGCCGACACTGCGTCGTTTTAAAGCGGCGCCTAAGCgattttctgaccactagagggcgtcgGGGTTAACGTTACACAAAGCAATGCTCCTGGCTGTGCCtttaatgaacattttatgACTTTACATGATGATGTCCTGCTGATGTGAACCATGTTTGAATTATTGTTTGGAAAAAGTAACTGAGTAACTTTTAATccaagtacattttaaatgagctactttttatttttacgtCAGTAAATTTTCACAGCATTACTTTGATTTCAGCTCAAGTAAAATATTAGCAAAGTAAAATTAGTTTGATACAAGTAGCAATTCGTAGTAGTCTCTCAGCCGCTGTCAGTTTTCAATATTTGTttcattcacccattcacaatTTAATTATCCTTTAAAACAAAGTTATAGCAATGTACCGGTCATATACAATAcgtacataaaacaaaacatacaatgTAATGTGGTTCTTTATGTTCCTCTTAAAGCTAAATTAAGCAATTTCATATAATCcacaaaaacctgttttttgttgtaaatcTTTGCTATAAATACCCTGACCACAGCTTCTCTCAGATGGCATTTTTCTTCTATCCTTTTATGCAGACTTGCcatcatttgtgtttatgttttgcatttacCTATAaccatttaacatttaaaaaagcaagACAATGTTATGAACTTCCTGATGGTAGATTGCATGAAATGTCAGGCCAAGACAAAGTCGCGGTCAGATCACGCTGCCCCCTTCCTTCCTGTTCAGTGTTGGGCACTTCCTGCATGACTTCCtccagcatcatcatcatcatcatcatcatcatcatcatcatcatcatcctctatTTCCCTCACATCTCCGTCCTCTTCACTCTCTGTGTGAGCGGCTGAAATATAAACACACCATCACTCAGCTCCTAATGTACCATGTGTGTAACTTCTTTATTCTCAGTTTTTTCTGCCATCAGTGATGTGACTGTAAGACCTGGAGTGAAGCAGTCTACCTCACTCGGTGAATCTTTTGTTGATGTAGAGGAAGGCCAGAAGAAGGGGCGAGGAGGGGCAGACACCGGAGGACAAATATTAACACCTGCTCCCTCTCTGCACCTGAAATTCATCCACCGAGACAATCAATCCGTTACACCACCAGGTTTTATTTGGAGGAAAGCTTGTCTGGCATTCACCACTGCCTCCAAACCACAACACCACATAAGCTTGCTATGTGGTGGCTGTTGAAGGCTTTGAACAATTTCCAGTAACAATAAAAAGTTATTCTTTTAGTGTTACGTCATGCACATATTGCTCTGctgtactttttttccccccaaaatacTTTCATTTTGGAGATTGGATCTATTGTCTACACAAAGTAATCCTATCTATCTAAGTGGAAAGGAAATTCAAGAAGTTATTGAGCGTATAATTTCAACAAGATCGTCTGATTTGTAATTTCATTCAAGCCCTTTATTCACTTGGGCTGTTGTCTCACTAACAGAGCAGTTTTATGACAAACATTATTTCACGACATTCATAAACAGTGTTTATCTTAAAGTAATAGTtcttttgataacatttctttTGGTCTCACTTAATCTAATTTGCCTTTCTTGCCAAGAATGTGGATGTGTTTAATACCAGGTTCTATGAAGGTAATATGCAGccaaaatatcagaaaatgaaaaataatgaaaaataataataataattaccgATATTTTGGCCCCATTTTACCTTCATACTTTAGAGAGGCGGTATCTCCTCCAGCAGTGCAGGTGCTGGTGTGGGCCAAGGACACTGATGGTGCCACCCCAAAAAAGCCAATCAAATCGCAGAGGATTTATCAGTGCAATCCCAGGTTttccctttaaccctttgaatcccaTGGATGATAGCGCTTTTTTGTGAAAGTTTGTATTTCACTATCTGAGCAAAATTTACTCCAGtccttttttacttttaatttttgggaggaattattttgtaatttttgatttgattttaaatatacaaatatagtcaacacaaatgtgtttttatgtttttttctaattgtaCTGTCATTgtccttttttgaaaaaaattctcagcatttctgcttttgttttccctgATATATTATGATTTCAGTGCTCTAAAAAGGAGAGAAGTTACTGCTATTGTGGcaaggaaaaaagaaggaaaagaagtcAGTAATAGCTCATTTTACGCCCCTTTGCCTCCCAGCCCTGCAGTAAACAGCCTTTGTGTCAGAGGCTGATCACAGACATCATATCAGAGGCGGGCCCTGACTGGAGCAGATCTGATTTTCAACAAAAGGTCAGTACTGGCCTCAGATGTCAGCAAACCAATGTCAGTCAAGCCGCTCACACTTTGTCCAACTGGCCTGGTGTTTTGTTTCCTACCCTCAGCTGGTTTGTTGGCAGGTTGGTCGGCTGTGCTCTCTCTGGCTCTGACTGTGACGACTGTACCGTTTCCTCGGGCCTGGAGGAGGATCAGTCACAACAGTCACCTTGCAGATGTATCCACCTGAATCATTTCTTGTAATATTTAACAAGCTCAAAGCTGAACAGttactcttttctttctgtataGATCCCCGACATTTACTTTTATTGATGATTACAGTCTCAGCAATTGTTCTCTCGTCAGTTTCTGTCTGATGTTTCTGCCAGGTGACTCTCACTCTTGTACTGTCGACAGTCCAGCAGCAGTGGATGTGGACAGTTTCCCCCTCCAGCACAGCAACATCAGGATACTGGACTACATCAAGGTTGTTGTCAGACAAAACACCTACGACAAGATGATTCgtaaacactttattttatgtatttattgaaaCTATGCATAAATTTAAACTGTAagataaaatacaaatgcaatgGATACAGAATATGTAGATCTGGGTCTGAAAGGTCTGAAATACTTAAATTTTGAAGGGCTTCTCATTATCCTGTGGCAACATAAACACAGTGATATAATAAGGACTTTGTTTAAATCTTGACATTTGAGAGTTGTATTTATCAGTTTCGACACAGGTTTGAAACAACTGTC
It contains:
- the noxred1 gene encoding NADP-dependent oxidoreductase domain-containing protein 1 translates to MQDLTAGLSTFSFDCGLTEDQEELLSLRARSAALSICGCAHAVFWCQLAHSLRGLINRHTTQRVALASERDSDLRVGILGLGHTGKQLLLCLLEKTDTKPSHIKISTRRPETAAEFAQSGVECYFDNGRLAAWADVLFLCCLPSHLPKVCASLHSHLPPRCLIYSFLSAVPVTRLARLLGHSFVLKPQYDFSACDRADMWPAHGQLITALNDPLLIEASCPLSVSGGISLGASWVYAVLYSLLNICTSASLGSRDALALINSLFLLKEPNTVEFNAQSYVNASYASALMPDEPFPWITLTDAQTKETPLSRFLSRSKSVQEAISAAYKALLEKKEMRDWGMDK
- the tmed8 gene encoding protein TMED8, yielding MERLEAASELQSRLSSLSFSSFPGITSKHCQDRLPDRLQNTDLSQSHSLSPPDMEATTEGSRQHDKGNEEAPAEQALGEGAEENSTAGSCQPSGEIKAQMPPLKPPTTWTSATLKELKAKLRTEKDSVVTVYRGDIMTVHVPTVPECKRVCWEFATDGYDIGFGIYFDWTPVTSRAITVHISESSDDEDEEEDLEGPVSSGDVEKGSKTLANSNLGEILPVYRQDCHLSVHGGSHEFPGEGTYLLKFDNSYSLWRNKTLYYRVYYSA